Below is a window of Fimbriimonadaceae bacterium DNA.
GTTGAATCTCAAGTGGAATCTTAGCACGACGATAGTCTTTGTTAAAGTCATCCATGACATCAAACCGGCCGAGTTGCGCCATATGAACGGCTCTTTCAAGACGCTCAGGGGTCACTTTCTCACCACCCCAAACCAAGAACTCACGCACAATCTTCCGCCGCTCACCCTTCAGCCCAAGTTTCCGGTCCACAACCGCCATCGCACCCTCAAGCGTACGCGGATCGGCCTTCCGCCGCTCCGTCTCCGTCCGACCGGCGAACCGCATGAACACCGGGTCCAGTTCAACCTTCTTCGCAGGCGGACCATACACCAGCCCAATTACCCTCCGACCACTATAAACTCCCTGATTTGGCATCATTCTCTCCTTTCTATCTCTCAAATCTCACTGCACGGTAGCCGAATCCGGATAACCCCTTCCCGGCGAGGACAGACCTCCGCTACACTCATACGACCAGGTGTCCACCGATGAAAAACGCACTCATCGCCCTAGCCTTTATCTGCGCGGTCTTCGCCATCGCACAAAGCGGCTCCCTCTCCGAACTGGCAAAGCCCCAAGAGGGCCAAAGCCGTCGTGCAACATCCTCCTTCCGAGAAGGCAAAGATGGCAAATACGATTCTCGAGCTTTCCCAAAGGGCGACCTTGAAGAAAAATCAAACTGGGACAACTTCCGTGTCCAGCCCGGCCAAACCCACGTCCTCATGGATGAGCAAGGCCCCGGAGTGATCACACACATGTGGTTCACATTTCTCGGCCCCGAACCCCAAACTTGGGCGCCAAAGGGTTCTGCAAATCACTCGGAAATGCTCTTGAGAATTTACTGGGACGGCAACCTCAAACCCGCTGTCGAGGCCCCCGTCGGCGACTTCTTCGCAAACGCCTTCGGAAAGCGGAGCTCCGTTGTCAGCCTCCCCGTCATCGTCGAAGACGCCGACTCCTACAACTGCTTCTGGCACATGCCCTTCAAAAAGTCCGCCAAGGTCGAAGTCGTCAACCAAAGCGACAAGCCCATCAACCTGCTCTACTACAATATCGACTGGATCAAGAAGAAGTCCATCCCCGCCGACACGCCCTATTTCTATGCTCAATACCGACAGGAGTACCCCGTCGAAACCGGCAAGGACTACACCGTCCTCGAAACCAAAGGCAAAGGCCACTACGTCGGCACAGTCCTCTCCGTCCGAACGCGCTCGCCATCCTGGTTCGGCGAAGGCGACGAGAAGATCTACATCGACTGCGAATCCCGCGCTTCCATCTGGGGAACGGGCACCGAGGATTACTTCCTCTCCGCCTGGGGCCTCAAAACCACAAGCACCCCCTATTTCGGCGTCCCCTACTTCGACCAATGGGGCATCGTCGGCGGTCACACCAGCGCCTACCGCTGGCACATCACCGACCCGATCGTCTTCGAGAAAGGAATCAAAGTCACTTTCGAACACTTCGGCTGGATCTCCCCAGACGAAAACCCCGACTACAAATCGACCAGCTGGAACGAGCGCGAAGACGACTACTCAAGCGTCGCTTTCTGGTACCAGGCTGGCCCGTCCACTTTCACAGCCAGAGCACCCTCCGGCCCCGAACGCAAACTTCCATCGCTGGAAAGAGTGATCGCCTATGCCCGCGACTTCACCGACCCTAAATACCGAGGCGTCGGCCCCGCCGTCATCCAGCAGCTCAGCCTCTACGAAGGCCCCCAACTCCTTTACATGCCCCCAAAGGAGGAAGTTGAGTCAGACATCGCGTGGCAAGGGTCTCCCGCTCTTGACGAACCTTGGCACCGGCGTCTCGCTCTCGGTATGGCGTGGCACGGGCGTCCCGCCCGTGTGTCCCATGAGCGTCTCGCTCATGGTCAAAACGCACGATCAGTCACTCTAAGCACATCACCCCAATCTTCTCGTGACCAATTCCTCCCCCTTGAGGGGGGAGGCAGTGAGCGCAGCGAACTGGGTGAGGGTGATCAGCAAGCCTACGCCTTTACATTCCCTTGGCACGTTAGTGCTTCTACGAAAAAATTCCGTTCCATATCTGACACTCTAAGCTCAACTCTCAATCCGGGCAACGCCTGGCTCGAAATCCCAATCACAGTGACCAAAAAGGAGCCCCTCCGCCTCGTTCTCAACCTCACCACCTCCTACGACTTCGGCCAATACCAGGCATATCTGATCGGCCCAGTCCCATCTTCCCTCCCTCTTGCGACGAAGTCGGAGGAGGGAGGGGCAGGGGTGGGAGGTCTCATAACCCCAGTGCAAATATCTGATCGGGCGGTAGCGGGCTGGGAACTCTCCTCCCCCTTGATGGGGGAGGCTAAGAACGCAGTGAACAGGGAGAGGGTGTGGCTTACAGCAATCTCATCCATTTTTGCAACAAGCTCTGGTGAAAAGAATCTCCAACTCCGCCCCACTCCCGTAAAGCTTGGCAACCCCATCGACCTCTACTCCAAAGACATCGCCAGCACGGAAGTCCACCTCCTCGACTTCTGGCCCGAACCCGGCATCTACATCCTCCGGCTCGAATGTGTCGGCAAGAACCCGCTCTCAACCGGCTACTACCTCGGTATTGAATCCGTACGGCTCCGAGAGCGCCGCCCCCGCGTCATCAAGTTCGGTCACGACAAAGACAAAGACTGGCGCAGTAACCCAACACTGTATGGATAATCGCATGCCCCCCAATAAACTATCTGCCCTATCTGTCCTATCTGTCCTATCTGTCCTATCCGTCCTATCCGTCCTATCCGTCCTATCTGTCCTATCTGTCCTATCTGTCCTATCTGTCCTATCTGTCTTATCTGTCCTATCTAAAGGACATTATCCCACACAGCAGCCCCACCCAATCATTCCTGCGACAATAGCTTAATCGTAACGCCATCCCACACAAGCGTCTCACTCCCTCTAATGCGATCGTCGCGAACAAAAACATGAACCACTGAATCTGACACCCAGGCCACTCGCAGCTCCTGCAACTCTGGAACAACATACACTCGATTTGTTATATCGACTTGCTCACCCGGAGACAGCAAGTGAATGCTGGTGTCGTAGCCATCAGTCGCGGAACCTGCTTGCTCAGCAACGCCCAGAATGTGATCTCTGCGAGGAGACGTATATTTAGCCCTCAACTCCCAACTCATAAGCGATCGATCCAAAGCATTGCACGTAAAGCCACATAGCCAAAAAAGTAGGGCAAAGCTTCCAACTATCCAACCTGCCGTAGTGAGAACTTTCACGTCAATCTTTAACGCGCCCGCCGCGCCAAGGGTTTCCGGCCTCAGCCTGCCCCCTTAACCGTCTGCCAATCCGGACTCAAGCTCGCATTCGCAATCAGGCAAACAAACCCGTTTCTCTGCCCCGCCGCATTCCGCGTGATGATCTTCGCCTGAGCCACCATGCTGCAAAGCTCGCGATACGAAGAAGCCTCCTCAAACGTCACCCCCGCCACCCCATCGCCCCGCACACCCTCAGGATCGCTGTTGATCGCCTTGCAGATCGAGCCGTTCGTCAGACCAAACTGCTTCAGATACCGCGACCCCTCATAGCGCAGCGAAAAGCAGTCCGGAAGCCCCCACTCCGGACGTCGGCGCTGAAGGTTCTCATAGTAGTGCCGAAGCCGCCAAACATGCGCCGCCGCCTTCTCAAAGTCCTCGCCCGCAAGCAGCCAGTCGGTCCGCCTCAGCCCAAGCCGATACAGGGTCAGCCCTCGATCCGCCCAGGTCACCACCATCCGCCGGCTCTTCTCTACAACCAGCATCCGCCCCGCCTCACAAGCGTCCCACCACTCTCGCGCAAACTCTCTCAGATAGTCAAACTGAGGGAAGTCCTGTTCCTCCCCCGCCGCCTCATTCCAAGTCTGCAGCTCGCAAAGAAATCCCCAAGCGCTCTCAAAGCAAGGCTCGCAATATGGCTCCGGCCACAGACAGATCGGCTTCTCCAACTCGCCAGCGGCTGCCTCTGTCTCCGCCTTGACCGCCCTCAGCTTCTCATCGTCAAACCCAACCCGCCTCAGCTGGTCGAATGCCCTCATCCGCTCCGCCGGCGTCTTCCCCTCCACCGCGATCGCCCGCAAAGAAGGCAGCGCCTCCCGCAACGCCTCCTCTGCAAGCTTCTTAAGATGATGCCTTTGACCCCTTGCCATACAACACTTCCAGTTGACCTGCCTCATTACTTGAGCAAGTATGCGAGTGTCAATCGTTGGCATCATGTCAACGATTGACGCATTGTATGTCCTAACTCAAACCATCATGACGAAGACCAGCCAATCTTCAGGACTATAGACTTCTGCTCACCGGACTAAAAAGCATTGCTAAAATTGATGCCTATTGATGTGCCGCATAAGTGCCTACTCAGATTCTCGTCTTAGCCTGTAGTTATACTTCTATATTTAGGCAAAAACACAAAAGCACTTTTAAGTGCATGACACTTACTGTACTATGCCAGACTTACGAATCATAGATTCTACATTTAGCGATTCTATCCTCCAATAAAAACAATAAAAGACAATATACGAATCTACCACTACAATTTTGACAAAAATATATTATCATCACTCCACTCTTCTTCAAACACAAGAGAATACCCCCCTGAAGCTGTGCAAAGATAAAAATAATATGCTTGCTGTCTCAATCCTAGCTTCCAAAGAAACCGAAAAATTTTTTTGTCGCG
It encodes the following:
- a CDS encoding DUF2961 domain-containing protein, which encodes MKNALIALAFICAVFAIAQSGSLSELAKPQEGQSRRATSSFREGKDGKYDSRAFPKGDLEEKSNWDNFRVQPGQTHVLMDEQGPGVITHMWFTFLGPEPQTWAPKGSANHSEMLLRIYWDGNLKPAVEAPVGDFFANAFGKRSSVVSLPVIVEDADSYNCFWHMPFKKSAKVEVVNQSDKPINLLYYNIDWIKKKSIPADTPYFYAQYRQEYPVETGKDYTVLETKGKGHYVGTVLSVRTRSPSWFGEGDEKIYIDCESRASIWGTGTEDYFLSAWGLKTTSTPYFGVPYFDQWGIVGGHTSAYRWHITDPIVFEKGIKVTFEHFGWISPDENPDYKSTSWNEREDDYSSVAFWYQAGPSTFTARAPSGPERKLPSLERVIAYARDFTDPKYRGVGPAVIQQLSLYEGPQLLYMPPKEEVESDIAWQGSPALDEPWHRRLALGMAWHGRPARVSHERLAHGQNARSVTLSTSPQSSRDQFLPLEGGGSERSELGEGDQQAYAFTFPWHVSASTKKFRSISDTLSSTLNPGNAWLEIPITVTKKEPLRLVLNLTTSYDFGQYQAYLIGPVPSSLPLATKSEEGGAGVGGLITPVQISDRAVAGWELSSPLMGEAKNAVNRERVWLTAISSIFATSSGEKNLQLRPTPVKLGNPIDLYSKDIASTEVHLLDFWPEPGIYILRLECVGKNPLSTGYYLGIESVRLRERRPRVIKFGHDKDKDWRSNPTLYG